In Beijerinckia indica subsp. indica ATCC 9039, the genomic window GGCTTGGTGCCACTGCATGTCTGGCTGCCGCTTGCTCATCCGGCCGCGCCAAGTCACGTCTCCGCCCTGATGAGCGGTGTCATGACCAAGGTTGCCGTCTACGCTTTCATCCGCATCGCCTTCGATCTGCTCGGACCACCAGACTGGTGGTGGAGCGTGCCGGTGCTGGTCATGAGCGGGGGAAGCGCCGTGCTTGGTGTCCTCTATGCCATGATGCAGGATGATCTCAAGCGCGTGCTCGCCTATAGCACAATCGAGAATATCGGCATTATCTTCGTCACTCTTGGCCTCGCCCTCACTTTCGAAGCCAATGGGCTGCACGCGGCCGGCGCGCTCGCCCTGACCGCTGGCCTCTTTCACGTCCTCAATCATGCGCTGTTCAAAAGCGTTCTGTTCTTCGGAGCGGGCGCCGTGCTCGTCTCGACAGGACTTCGCCGGATGGATCATCTCGGCGGGCTCATCAACCCTATGCCTGTCACAAGCATTCTGGTTCTTGTCGCTTGCGCGGCCATTTCCGCATTGCCACCCTTGAACGGTTTTGTCTCCGAATGGCTGGCCTTTCAGGCGATCCTGCTCAGCCCGCAGCTCCCACAATGGGGGCTGAGGCTGCTCGTGCCGGCGGTCGGTGCGCTCCTCGCTTTGTCGGCGGCACTTGCGGCCGCCTGTTTTGTGCGGGTCTTCGGCATTGTCTTCCTTGGCCGGCCGCGCACACCGGCTGCGCAACAAGCGCGTGAGGTTGATCTTTGGTCTCAAAGCGCCATGGCTGTGCTCGCCAGCCTCTGCCTGCTGGCGGGGATTTTACCGGGTTTCATCATCGATAGCATCGCGCCATCCGTTTACAGCCTGATCAAGGCCAGAATGCCGGTTCAGGGTCAGATTCAATGGCTGTCGATCGTGCCCGTCGCTGAAAGCCGCAGCTCCTATAATGGTCTTCTCGTCTTTATTTTCAGCGCCGTTTCAGCCGCGCTCGCGGCCTTCATCATCCATCGCTTTGCCTCACGCGCCACGCGGCGCGCACCGATCTGGGATTGTGGCTTTCCTGATCCGAGCCCGGCGACACAATATAGCGCGGAAAGTTTCGCCCAGCCGATCCGCCGTGTTTTCGGAACACCCGTCTTCCGCGCGCGCGAACAGGTCGAAATGCCAGAGCCCGGCAATCTCGCCCCGGCGCGGATCATCGTCACGCTGCATGATCCTGCCTGGGAAGCCCTCTACACGCCCATAACGAACGCTGTTTCCTTCGTGGCGCGGCAGCTCGACCGGCTGCAGTTTCTCACCATCCGCCATTATCTCGGTTTCGTCTTTTTCGCCCTTGTAACCCTGCTCATGGTCCTGGCTCTATGGCCGTAATCGCAGATCTTGCCATCCAGGGCATACAGATGCTTCTGGTTCTTTGCCTCGCGCCAGCGCTCACAGGGTTCGTTCGCAAAGTCAAGGCGCGCCTTTTGCGCCGCCGTGGGCCTTCGATCCTCCAGCCTTACCGCGATCTTTGGCGGCTCATGCGCAAGGAAGTGGTGCTGGCGGAAAATGCCTCCTGGCTTTTTCGCGCCATTCCCTATCTGATCTTTTCCGCGACCTGGGTGGCCGCGGCTCTCGTCCCAACCTTTGCCACCGGACTTCTGTTCAGTTGGTCTGCCGATCTCATCGCCGTCACAGCCCTCCTCGGCAGCACGCGTTTCTTCCTGGCCTTGGCTGGCATGGATGTCGGCACGAGTTTCGGCGGCATCGGCTCGAGCCGAGAGGTGATGATCGCGACGCTTGCCGAACCGGCGATGATCATGATCGTCTTCACGCTCGCGCTTCTCGCAGGCTCAACCCAATTGTCGAGCCTTGCCGGTTTCATGCTGACATCGCCCGTGGGTCTGCGTGTTTCCTTGGGACTCGCCCTCATCGCGCTCGTGATGGTGGCGGTCGCCGAGAATGGACGGATCCCGATCGACAATCCCGCGACGCATCTCGAACTCACTATGGTGCATGAGGCCATGCTGCTCGAATATTCCGGCCGGCACCTCGCTTTGATCGAACTCGCGGCTTCCCTGAAACTCCTTCTTTATGTTTCATTGATCGGCTGCGTTTTCCTCCCCTGGGGCCTGTCGCCACCGGGAGCCGACGTCAGTACCCGGCTGGTTGGTGTTGGGGCCTATGGGCTCAAACTCGCCGCTGGCGGTTTCCTCCTCGCCTTTTTCGAGACCACCGTCGCCAAAATGCGGGTCTTCCGCGTGCCGGAGTTTCTCGGTGCCGCTCTCATGCTCGGCCTTCTCGGCACATTGCTGCTGTTCGTCTCGCGGAGCCTTTAGATGCACAGCCTGTCCTTCGATATTGCGCATCTCTTCGCCGGCGGCCTCGTCCTGGTCAGCTTCATGCTCCTCTATCAGGACCGCCTTTACGCCCTTCTCAACGTCTTTGCCCTGCAGGCCTTCGTCCTCGTTCTCTCCGTCGCCTGGCAGGCTTTTGTGCAACAGGCGCCCCATCTCTATATCACCGCCGCGATCGCCCTCATCCTGAAGGCCATCGTCATTCCCGGCGCGCTCCATCGCATCGTCGCCCGCCTCGGCATTCATCGGGAAGTCGAAACAGTCGGCGGCATCGGATCGACCATGCTCGCCGGCATCGGGCTCGTCGCTTTGTCCATGGTGGTGATGCTGCGCGCGACGCCGGGCGCCGATCCGCTAGCACGTGAGGATCTCGCCTTCGCGCTGTCCGTCGTCTTGTTGGGCCTTTTGATGATGGTGACGCGGCGCAATGCCGTCAGTCAGGTTGTCGGCTTCATGTCGATCGAAAACGGTCTCATTCTCGCGGGAACGGGCGCCAAGGGGATGCCACTCGTGGTCGAGATCAGCATCGCTTTCTCGGTCCTGGTCGCCTTTATCATCATCGGCATCTTCCTGTTCCGCATTCGCGAGCGTTTCGACACGGTCGACAGCCGCGCGCTCGACAATTTCCGGGGAGAGCGGACATGAGGCCCATCGTCAATGCCGTCACCTTGAGCCTCATTCTGCCCGCCGCCACGGCCTTCGTTCTCGCGCTCCTTCCGGACTATCGCCTGTCGGCCCGGATCAATGCAGCCTCGTCCTTTCTGACGCTTCTTTCCGCACTCTCTCTCCTATTCGTCACGCCAGCGCCCACTCCTTATCTGCTGATTGATGATCTCAATATCGTCTTCATCGTCCTGAATACATTCGTCGGTTTCACGACGAGCCTTTTCAGCGCCAGCTACATTGCCCATGAGATTGAAATCGGTCGCCTCGCGCCGACACAATTGCGTTTCTATCACGCCATGTATCAGGCGTTGCTCTTCGCCATGAATCTCGCACTTGTCGCCAATAATACCGGCCTCATGTGGGTTGCTATCGAAATGGCGACGCTTACCACGGTTCTGATGGTCGGACTCTACCGCACCCATGAGGCGATCGAGGCGGCCTGGAAATATTTCATCCTTGGCGGTGTCGGCATCGCGCTCGCCTTGTTCGGCACCATTCTCATCTATATGGCCGCGCAGCCAATCGTCGGAGAAGGGCTCGACGGCATGGCCTGGACGGTCCTGATCCGGCATGCCTCCGCCTTCGATCCGGCGCTGCTCGACGTCGCTTTCGTCTTTCTCCTGCTCGGCTATGGCACCAAGGTCGGCCTCGTGCCGCTCCATGCCTGGCTCCCCGATGCCCATGCCGAGGGTCCAACGCCCATTTCCGCCGTGCTGTCCGGCCTTCTCCTCAATGTCGCGCTTTATGCGGTGCTGCGCTTCAAGCTCCTGATCGCGGCCAATCCGGCGGCCATCGCGCCCGGTCCCTTGATGGCAGGGATGGGGCTCGCCTCTTTGCTGTTTGCGGGGTTCATGCTCTATCGCCGGGGCGATATCAAAAGACTCTTCGCCTATTCCTCCATCGAACATATGGGGATCATCGTCTTCGCTTTTGGCATGGGCGGGCCGATCGCCAATTTCGCCGGCCTTTTGCACATGACGATGCATAGCCTGACGAAATCGGCGATCTTCTTCACCGTCGGCCATATCGCGCAGGTCAAAGGCACGCAGAAACTCGCCGGCATCAAGGGCCTGACCGTCACGCATCCAGCTCTGGGCTGGAGCCTCGTCCTTGGCGTCATCGCCATAGCCGGCCTACCGCCCTTCGGCGTCTTCATGAGCGAGTTCCTCGTGGTGAGTTCCACCTTCGCCCGCGCGCCACTGCTCGCGCTCGTTTTCGTCGCGGGGCTTCTCATCGCTTTTGGTGCGCTCATGCTCCACTTGCATAGTCTTGCCTTCGGTGAACCGGAAGGAGGAAGCGCGCCGGTTGAAGCCTCCTATGGGCCGCTGGCCGCTCATGTCGCGCTGGTGCTGGTAGCAGGCATCTATCTGCCGCCTTCGCTGGTCACCTGGTTCCAGCATGTCGCGAGTCTGCTCGGCTGAGAAGGAACACATGAGCCATGCCGACATATGCTGCAATCTTTGTTCAAGGCCAAAGGATCACGATGCACCGGCCCTTCGCGCGGATCGTGGTCGATGAAGAAACTTGGCTCACCGTCGCCACCGCGCTTGCCGGAGGACAGGCTGTTCTCCTCGGCCTTTGGGGTGATGCCCAGGCGGTTCATATGGCGATGCTCGAAGATGGCGCGAATGAGCCGGTCGTCACCACATTCATGTGTGCCGATGGTCGGTTTCCCTCCGTCGGACGCCTGCACGCACCGGCGATCCGGCCCGAGCGCGCCATCCATGATCTTTTCGGCCTGGACCCCATGGGCCTGCCGGATGAGAGGCCATGGCTTGACCATGGACGTTGGGACATTGGCCACCCACTCGCCGCCTCCGGTCCGAGTGCGCGCGCGAGCGAGCCTGCTGCCTATCCCTTCCTCGTCGCGGAAGGCGACGGCGTCCATCAGATCCCAGTCGGGCCGGTCCATGCCGGCATTATCGAGCCCGGCCATTTCCGTTTCAACGCTGCGGGTGAAACGGTCGTCCGGCTTGAGGAACGGCTTGGCTATACCCATAAGGGGATCGAATCCCTGATGGCGGGCGCTTCGCTCGATCAGGCGGCTCGGCTGGCCGGACGCACCTCGGGTGACAGCACGGTCGCCTATGCTTATGCCTTCGCCCTCGCGGTGGAGGCCGCGCTTGGCATCGAAATATCCGCCCGCGCGATCTATCTCCGCGCTTTGATGGCCGAGCTTGAACGGCTTGCCAACCATCTCGGCGACATAGGCGCCATCTGTAACGATGCCGCCTTTGCGCTAATGCTCGCCCATTGCGGTGTCTTGCGCGAGCGCGTGCTTCGGGTTGCGGCCAAGGCCTTCGGCCATCGCCTGATGATGGACTGTATCATCCCCGGCGGCGTCAGTGTCGATCTCGCTCCGGCTGGTGTATCAGATATTCGTCATCTGCTTGCGACGATCCGTGGCGTCTTTCCGGCGCTGGTCGAACTCTATGATGAAACCGCTTCCCTGCAAGACCGCACCGTCGGCACCGGCATCGTTCCTCCATCACTGGCCCGCCAGTTCGGCGCTGGCGGCTATATCGGGCGTGCCTCCGGCCGTGCCTTCGATACG contains:
- a CDS encoding hydrogenase 4 subunit F, encoding MRPIVNAVTLSLILPAATAFVLALLPDYRLSARINAASSFLTLLSALSLLFVTPAPTPYLLIDDLNIVFIVLNTFVGFTTSLFSASYIAHEIEIGRLAPTQLRFYHAMYQALLFAMNLALVANNTGLMWVAIEMATLTTVLMVGLYRTHEAIEAAWKYFILGGVGIALALFGTILIYMAAQPIVGEGLDGMAWTVLIRHASAFDPALLDVAFVFLLLGYGTKVGLVPLHAWLPDAHAEGPTPISAVLSGLLLNVALYAVLRFKLLIAANPAAIAPGPLMAGMGLASLLFAGFMLYRRGDIKRLFAYSSIEHMGIIVFAFGMGGPIANFAGLLHMTMHSLTKSAIFFTVGHIAQVKGTQKLAGIKGLTVTHPALGWSLVLGVIAIAGLPPFGVFMSEFLVVSSTFARAPLLALVFVAGLLIAFGALMLHLHSLAFGEPEGGSAPVEASYGPLAAHVALVLVAGIYLPPSLVTWFQHVASLLG
- the hyfB gene encoding hydrogenase 4 subunit B, with the protein product MAATFTLLCVGIFLSIAVLAVLIGQTRNSTPAIYGGCLMISLLALAGGIISLLTGAAGTEVVLPLGLPWIGAHFRIDPLAGFFLAVVNLGGAAASLYGIGYGRHEHEPSRVLPFFPAFLAGMNLVVMADDAFTFLFSWEFMSLSSWALVMAHHGERENARAGLVYLIMASFGTLVLLLAFGLLAGPDGFYAFTAIRTHHLSQLQAGTVLVLALLGTGSKAGLVPLHVWLPLAHPAAPSHVSALMSGVMTKVAVYAFIRIAFDLLGPPDWWWSVPVLVMSGGSAVLGVLYAMMQDDLKRVLAYSTIENIGIIFVTLGLALTFEANGLHAAGALALTAGLFHVLNHALFKSVLFFGAGAVLVSTGLRRMDHLGGLINPMPVTSILVLVACAAISALPPLNGFVSEWLAFQAILLSPQLPQWGLRLLVPAVGALLALSAALAAACFVRVFGIVFLGRPRTPAAQQAREVDLWSQSAMAVLASLCLLAGILPGFIIDSIAPSVYSLIKARMPVQGQIQWLSIVPVAESRSSYNGLLVFIFSAVSAALAAFIIHRFASRATRRAPIWDCGFPDPSPATQYSAESFAQPIRRVFGTPVFRAREQVEMPEPGNLAPARIIVTLHDPAWEALYTPITNAVSFVARQLDRLQFLTIRHYLGFVFFALVTLLMVLALWP
- a CDS encoding respiratory chain complex I subunit 1 family protein, encoding MAVIADLAIQGIQMLLVLCLAPALTGFVRKVKARLLRRRGPSILQPYRDLWRLMRKEVVLAENASWLFRAIPYLIFSATWVAAALVPTFATGLLFSWSADLIAVTALLGSTRFFLALAGMDVGTSFGGIGSSREVMIATLAEPAMIMIVFTLALLAGSTQLSSLAGFMLTSPVGLRVSLGLALIALVMVAVAENGRIPIDNPATHLELTMVHEAMLLEYSGRHLALIELAASLKLLLYVSLIGCVFLPWGLSPPGADVSTRLVGVGAYGLKLAAGGFLLAFFETTVAKMRVFRVPEFLGAALMLGLLGTLLLFVSRSL
- a CDS encoding NADH-quinone oxidoreductase subunit C; this encodes MPTYAAIFVQGQRITMHRPFARIVVDEETWLTVATALAGGQAVLLGLWGDAQAVHMAMLEDGANEPVVTTFMCADGRFPSVGRLHAPAIRPERAIHDLFGLDPMGLPDERPWLDHGRWDIGHPLAASGPSARASEPAAYPFLVAEGDGVHQIPVGPVHAGIIEPGHFRFNAAGETVVRLEERLGYTHKGIESLMAGASLDQAARLAGRTSGDSTVAYAYAFALAVEAALGIEISARAIYLRALMAELERLANHLGDIGAICNDAAFALMLAHCGVLRERVLRVAAKAFGHRLMMDCIIPGGVSVDLAPAGVSDIRHLLATIRGVFPALVELYDETASLQDRTVGTGIVPPSLARQFGAGGYIGRASGRAFDTRRHLAYPPYDTLTFDVPVLNEGDVNARVWIRIREVEQSLSLIDQILDRLPADGLLRTEVGGAGERREGLALVEGFRGDVLVSVRLSGEGSIERCHLRDPSWFQWPLLEAAIKGNIVADFPLCNKSFNCSYSGHDL
- a CDS encoding hydrogenase-4 component E, with the translated sequence MHSLSFDIAHLFAGGLVLVSFMLLYQDRLYALLNVFALQAFVLVLSVAWQAFVQQAPHLYITAAIALILKAIVIPGALHRIVARLGIHREVETVGGIGSTMLAGIGLVALSMVVMLRATPGADPLAREDLAFALSVVLLGLLMMVTRRNAVSQVVGFMSIENGLILAGTGAKGMPLVVEISIAFSVLVAFIIIGIFLFRIRERFDTVDSRALDNFRGERT